A genome region from Fervidicoccaceae archaeon includes the following:
- the mobB gene encoding molybdopterin-guanine dinucleotide biosynthesis protein B — MSIEERRRPLVVAVVGPRKSGKTAVAECVISSLSRAGLSVGAVKRVHEEGFTIDREGKDSWRLARAGAEVVAVVAPGEASLVRRGLEWSEGLEWALTEMAELGVDVIVVEGAHSVLGSRSDVMKILVARDEEELERVLEGTRPPIAAVSGPVSSRRELEERLGVRLVDFCSNEEAAVEVLGLGGKGFGFHVG; from the coding sequence TTGAGCATTGAGGAACGGAGGAGGCCCCTCGTCGTCGCGGTGGTAGGGCCGAGGAAATCTGGCAAGACCGCCGTGGCTGAGTGCGTGATCTCCTCCCTCTCGAGAGCTGGTTTGAGCGTGGGGGCCGTGAAGAGGGTCCACGAGGAGGGCTTCACGATAGACCGCGAGGGCAAGGACTCGTGGAGGTTGGCGAGAGCCGGGGCCGAGGTCGTGGCGGTGGTGGCTCCGGGAGAGGCCTCGCTGGTGAGGAGGGGGTTGGAGTGGTCGGAGGGGCTCGAGTGGGCTCTGACAGAAATGGCCGAGCTGGGGGTCGACGTGATAGTAGTCGAGGGAGCTCACTCGGTGCTGGGTTCGAGGAGCGACGTGATGAAGATCTTGGTGGCGAGAGACGAGGAGGAGCTCGAGAGAGTGCTAGAGGGGACGAGGCCGCCGATCGCCGCGGTCTCCGGCCCCGTGAGCTCGAGGAGAGAGCTCGAGGAGAGGCTCGGCGTGAGGCTCGTCGACTTCTGCTCGAACGAGGAGGCCGCGGTCGAGGTCCTGGGGCTAGGGGGAAAGGGGTTTGGGTTTCATGTTGGTTGA
- the trpA gene encoding tryptophan synthase subunit alpha: protein MLDEPSLVAYLVAGDPSPEASLELASAVLELADVLELGVPFSDPIADGPTIQRGVQRALKAGTRLSHVLDIARALKRERGKPIVLMTYYNPVLRRGVRRFVEDLASAGVDALIVVDLPVDEADELLDSCRESGVGTVFLASPNTPDDRLRLICERSTAFVYLVSLYGTTGAREELSPLALALLERAKRVCSRPLAVGFGVSRPEHVERLVEEGADGVVVGSAFVEIVERLGAGAGPALAEKARELKEAVSRAARARGSAR from the coding sequence TTGCTCGATGAGCCCTCCCTCGTGGCTTACCTCGTGGCCGGGGACCCCAGCCCCGAGGCGTCGCTCGAGCTCGCCTCGGCCGTCCTCGAGCTCGCCGACGTCCTCGAGCTCGGGGTTCCCTTCAGTGACCCGATAGCCGATGGCCCAACGATACAGAGGGGAGTTCAGAGAGCACTCAAGGCTGGCACGAGGCTCTCCCACGTCCTCGACATAGCTAGAGCGCTGAAGAGGGAGCGAGGGAAGCCGATCGTCCTCATGACGTATTACAATCCGGTGCTCAGGAGAGGGGTGAGGAGATTCGTTGAGGACCTCGCCTCGGCCGGAGTGGACGCCCTCATAGTCGTCGACCTCCCCGTGGACGAGGCCGACGAGCTCCTAGACTCTTGCCGCGAGAGCGGAGTTGGGACGGTCTTCCTCGCCTCCCCGAACACGCCAGACGACAGGCTGAGACTCATATGCGAGCGCAGCACCGCCTTCGTCTACTTGGTCTCGCTCTACGGCACGACCGGAGCCCGCGAGGAGCTCTCTCCTCTAGCTCTGGCTCTCCTCGAGAGAGCTAAGAGGGTCTGCTCGAGGCCTCTCGCCGTGGGCTTCGGGGTCTCGAGGCCCGAGCACGTCGAGAGGCTGGTCGAGGAGGGGGCCGACGGAGTGGTGGTGGGGAGCGCCTTCGTCGAGATAGTCGAGAGGCTAGGAGCCGGAGCAGGCCCCGCTCTGGCGGAGAAGGCCAGAGAACTCAAGGAGGCCGTGTCTAGGGCGGCCCGGGCCAGGGGCTCGGCGCGCTAG
- the trpB gene encoding tryptophan synthase subunit beta: MPLLRFGRFGGRYVPETLLQPLLELEEAYETLKNDEGFWRELDKYLRTYAGRPTPLYFAENLTKRIGGAKIYLKREDLLHGGAHKINNTLGQALLAKKMGKSRLIAETGAGQHGVATAMAGALLGLRVDIYMGSKDVERQRMNVYRMRLLGASVVPVESGTRTLKDAINEALRDWIASFPYTHYVIGSVVGPHPYPMIVRDFQSVIGREARAQMLEAEGGLPDYVVACVGGGSNAIGIFSAFLDDSVELIGVEAGGRGLDTGAHAAPLLAGSPGVLHGMFTYVLQDDDGQILDTHSVAPGLDYPAVGPEHSHLMERGRVRYVAVEDRRALEAYVELARSEGILPALEAAHALAYAMDLAANSPRDEIILVNLSGRGDKDLEIVLRELGLAR, encoded by the coding sequence GTGCCTCTCTTGCGCTTTGGTAGATTCGGGGGCAGATACGTGCCCGAGACGCTCCTCCAGCCTCTCCTCGAGCTCGAGGAGGCGTACGAGACGCTCAAGAACGACGAGGGATTCTGGAGAGAGCTCGATAAGTATCTCAGGACCTACGCCGGCAGGCCCACCCCGCTCTACTTCGCCGAGAACCTCACCAAGAGGATCGGGGGGGCCAAGATCTATCTCAAGCGCGAGGACCTCCTCCACGGGGGAGCCCACAAGATAAATAACACGCTCGGCCAGGCCCTCCTCGCCAAGAAAATGGGCAAGAGCAGGCTCATAGCGGAGACCGGGGCTGGTCAGCACGGCGTTGCCACCGCCATGGCGGGGGCCCTCCTCGGCCTCCGAGTCGACATATACATGGGGAGCAAAGACGTCGAGAGGCAGAGGATGAACGTCTACAGGATGAGGCTGCTCGGGGCCAGCGTCGTGCCGGTCGAGAGCGGGACCAGGACCCTCAAGGACGCGATAAACGAGGCTCTGAGAGACTGGATAGCCTCGTTCCCCTACACGCACTACGTCATAGGCTCGGTCGTCGGGCCTCACCCCTATCCCATGATAGTTAGAGACTTCCAATCGGTCATAGGCAGAGAGGCCAGAGCTCAAATGCTCGAGGCGGAGGGCGGGCTCCCGGACTACGTCGTCGCCTGCGTTGGGGGAGGCAGCAACGCGATCGGGATCTTCTCGGCCTTTCTGGACGACTCGGTCGAGCTGATCGGAGTAGAGGCCGGGGGGAGAGGTCTAGACACGGGGGCGCACGCCGCTCCCCTCTTAGCGGGGAGCCCCGGGGTCCTACACGGCATGTTCACCTACGTGCTTCAGGACGACGACGGTCAGATACTCGACACGCACAGCGTCGCCCCCGGCCTCGACTACCCAGCCGTTGGGCCCGAGCACTCCCACCTCATGGAGAGGGGCAGGGTCCGCTACGTGGCGGTCGAGGATCGGAGAGCTCTGGAGGCCTACGTCGAATTGGCCAGGAGCGAGGGGATACTCCCGGCCCTCGAGGCGGCTCACGCTCTGGCCTACGCCATGGACCTCGCGGCGAACTCCCCGAGAGATGAGATAATACTCGTCAATCTCTCGGGCCGCGGGGACAAAGACCTCGAGATCGTGCTGAGGGAGCTGGGACTTGCTCGATGA
- a CDS encoding indole-3-glycerol-phosphate synthase: protein MSFVDSMRILALRRIEALSSSADAPSIVEALERRRSEGFLALIAEYKRVSPSGVIRLDLDPWTYFEKVSRYATALSVVAEPLRFAGHPLFVKVAVSFGRPVLYKDFVVSPRQLEEARGLGASSALLIKRLLGDHLWELVDEARRLGLEPLIEVDNEDDAREVAREAPDSLLGVNSRDLRDLSVSLERAKKAVEAVRGRVRLVVLESGIASRRDAEAAASWGADAILVGTSLMRSPELAAELSSVKVSSSPNA from the coding sequence GTGAGCTTCGTCGATTCGATGAGGATCCTCGCGCTCAGGAGGATAGAGGCTCTCTCGAGCTCGGCCGATGCCCCCAGCATCGTCGAGGCCCTCGAGCGCAGGAGGTCCGAGGGCTTCTTGGCCCTCATCGCCGAGTACAAGCGCGTCTCCCCTTCTGGGGTCATTAGATTGGACCTCGACCCGTGGACCTACTTCGAGAAGGTCTCGAGGTACGCGACGGCTCTGAGCGTCGTAGCGGAGCCTCTCCGCTTCGCCGGTCACCCCCTCTTCGTCAAGGTCGCGGTTTCCTTCGGGAGGCCGGTCCTCTACAAGGACTTCGTGGTCTCCCCCCGGCAGCTCGAGGAGGCTAGAGGGCTGGGGGCCAGCTCCGCGCTCCTCATCAAGAGGCTCCTCGGAGATCACCTCTGGGAGCTCGTCGACGAGGCCAGGAGGCTCGGGCTCGAGCCTCTAATCGAGGTCGATAACGAGGATGACGCGAGAGAGGTCGCGCGCGAGGCCCCGGACTCGCTGCTCGGGGTCAACTCGAGGGACCTGAGGGACCTGTCGGTCTCTCTCGAGAGAGCCAAGAAAGCCGTCGAGGCGGTCAGGGGCAGAGTCAGGCTCGTCGTGCTCGAGAGCGGCATAGCTAGTAGGAGAGACGCCGAGGCCGCGGCCTCCTGGGGAGCCGACGCGATACTCGTGGGAACCTCCCTCATGAGATCTCCCGAGCTAGCGGCCGAGCTATCCTCCGTCAAGGTCTCCAGCTCCCCGAACGCTTAA
- the trpD gene encoding anthranilate phosphoribosyltransferase: MRDLIEKISRGAALSLEEARRAALEMLRGVDEVVAAALLMGMRVRGESSEEIAGFAGALRETCVRIELGELARSAVDTAGTGGDGLRTLNASTAAALVAAYLGAVVVKHGNRSVSSSSGSADFIEALGFELSAPPERLSRMARELRFAFAFAPSHHVAMRNVMSVRRRLGVRTIFNLAGPLSNPAFVSRQVIGVAERSLLERVAEAASLLGYDLALVVHGEPGVDEVSVFGATEVVEVRRGSIERFALTPADLGLRKRELGEVRVESARHSVERFRRAVLGSDEAARDFIAANAAAALYVAGIAKDLRDGVELALSRMDGGLLSYVDELAEASRSL; the protein is encoded by the coding sequence ATGAGGGATCTCATCGAGAAGATCTCGAGAGGGGCTGCTCTGAGCCTCGAGGAGGCCAGGAGAGCGGCCCTCGAGATGTTGAGAGGAGTCGACGAGGTCGTCGCCGCCGCCCTGCTGATGGGGATGAGAGTGAGGGGGGAGAGCTCCGAGGAGATAGCAGGCTTCGCCGGGGCTCTGCGCGAGACCTGCGTGAGGATAGAGCTCGGGGAGCTGGCGAGATCCGCGGTCGATACAGCCGGGACGGGGGGAGACGGGTTGAGGACCCTCAACGCCTCGACCGCCGCCGCCCTCGTGGCGGCATACCTCGGAGCCGTTGTCGTGAAGCACGGCAACAGGAGCGTCTCGTCATCATCAGGCAGCGCCGACTTCATCGAGGCTCTGGGCTTCGAGTTGAGCGCTCCCCCCGAGAGGCTCTCGAGAATGGCCCGCGAGCTACGCTTCGCCTTCGCCTTCGCCCCGAGCCACCACGTAGCGATGAGGAACGTCATGTCGGTCAGGAGGAGGCTGGGGGTGAGGACTATCTTCAACCTCGCGGGCCCCCTCTCGAACCCGGCCTTCGTCTCGAGGCAGGTGATAGGGGTGGCGGAGCGCTCTCTGCTCGAGAGGGTGGCCGAGGCCGCTTCTCTACTGGGCTACGATCTGGCCCTCGTGGTGCACGGAGAGCCGGGAGTCGACGAGGTCTCGGTCTTCGGGGCGACGGAGGTCGTCGAGGTCAGGAGAGGTTCGATCGAGAGGTTCGCGCTGACTCCGGCCGACCTCGGCCTGAGGAAGAGAGAGCTCGGCGAGGTGAGGGTGGAGAGCGCTAGGCACAGCGTCGAGAGGTTCAGGAGAGCCGTCCTCGGCTCCGACGAGGCGGCTAGAGACTTCATAGCGGCGAACGCGGCCGCGGCGCTCTACGTGGCCGGAATCGCGAAGGATCTGAGAGACGGGGTCGAGCTCGCTCTCAGCCGGATGGACGGGGGCCTGCTGAGCTACGTCGACGAGCTGGCCGAGGCGAGCAGATCGCTTTGA
- a CDS encoding chorismate-binding protein, whose product MPSHEILPISSAPSPRLLARSLAEEGEELVALLESGPGYHERSRYTIVAWGGEERVVEWGEDLRGELEDLRRSVGDGKIAIGYLSYEAAVSVEEILEEALPRPDWPLAEFFEPEGFAMYDRALGKVRFVGETPRARPLEEDPGFEVVERIGGTRIESFLDWVRGALSDIERGEVLQVVLSRREDYAFRGCPMTLYERLAELNPSPYMYALRFGDRWILGTSPELLVKVEGGEVETHPIAGTRPRGKTPEEDLRLEEELVASAKDRAEHVMLVDLARNDLGKVCRRGTVRVRGLYAVEKYQSVQHLVSRVSGILEAGLTVVDALLATFPAGTVTGAPKVRAMELIASYEREPRGPYAGAVGFLHGGGGEFAITIRSAFVRESSIRIQAGAGIVYDSRPELELAETEHKLESLKRAMGIWASS is encoded by the coding sequence GTGCCCTCGCATGAGATTCTGCCCATCTCGTCGGCCCCCTCGCCTAGGCTGTTAGCCAGGAGCCTCGCTGAGGAGGGGGAGGAGCTCGTCGCTCTACTCGAGAGCGGGCCGGGCTACCACGAGAGATCGCGCTACACGATCGTGGCTTGGGGGGGAGAGGAGAGGGTAGTCGAGTGGGGCGAGGACCTGAGGGGCGAGCTCGAGGATTTGAGGCGGAGCGTCGGAGACGGAAAGATCGCGATCGGCTACCTCTCGTACGAGGCCGCCGTCTCCGTTGAGGAGATCCTCGAGGAGGCGCTGCCGAGGCCCGACTGGCCCCTAGCCGAGTTCTTTGAGCCCGAGGGCTTCGCCATGTACGATAGAGCTCTCGGGAAAGTGCGCTTCGTCGGCGAGACCCCGAGGGCTCGGCCGCTCGAGGAGGATCCCGGCTTCGAGGTCGTGGAGAGGATCGGGGGCACGAGGATCGAGTCGTTCCTCGATTGGGTCCGAGGGGCTCTGAGCGACATAGAGAGAGGCGAGGTGCTCCAAGTCGTGCTGTCGAGGCGCGAGGACTACGCGTTCAGAGGTTGCCCAATGACTCTCTACGAGAGGTTGGCCGAGCTGAATCCCTCTCCCTACATGTACGCGCTGAGGTTCGGCGACAGATGGATCTTGGGGACGAGCCCGGAGCTCCTGGTCAAGGTGGAGGGGGGAGAGGTCGAGACTCATCCGATAGCCGGCACGAGGCCCCGCGGCAAGACCCCGGAGGAGGATCTGAGGCTCGAGGAGGAGCTCGTCGCCAGCGCGAAGGATAGAGCCGAGCACGTGATGCTCGTCGACTTGGCAAGGAACGACCTAGGCAAGGTGTGCAGGAGGGGGACCGTGAGGGTGAGGGGGCTCTACGCCGTCGAGAAGTACCAGAGCGTTCAGCACTTAGTCTCGAGGGTTAGCGGGATCCTAGAGGCTGGGCTGACCGTCGTAGACGCCCTCTTGGCCACCTTCCCAGCCGGGACCGTGACGGGGGCCCCAAAGGTAAGAGCGATGGAGCTGATCGCGTCTTACGAGCGAGAGCCGAGGGGGCCCTACGCGGGGGCCGTGGGCTTCCTACACGGCGGGGGGGGAGAGTTCGCGATCACGATAAGGTCTGCCTTCGTCCGCGAGAGCTCGATCAGGATACAAGCGGGGGCCGGAATAGTCTACGACTCCAGGCCGGAGCTCGAGCTGGCCGAGACGGAACATAAGCTCGAGAGCCTGAAGAGAGCGATGGGGATATGGGCCTCGTCCTGA
- a CDS encoding aminodeoxychorismate/anthranilate synthase component II — protein MGLVLIVDNYDSFVYNIAQYVAELGWRPVVLRNDEITPRAAERMRPDKIIVSPGPGSPENPRDVGFSPHIVARLGPRIPILGVCLGHQIIGVVFGARARRARRIMHGKSDVVRVVETCPIFYGLPREFEVMRYHSLVVDDLPSHLIATAVSATDGEIMGLRHAVHPIFGVQFHPESVGTPKGKRILKNFLELDLEL, from the coding sequence ATGGGCCTCGTCCTGATCGTGGACAACTACGACTCGTTCGTCTACAACATAGCGCAGTACGTCGCCGAGCTAGGCTGGAGGCCCGTGGTGTTGAGAAACGACGAGATCACGCCGAGAGCCGCCGAGAGGATGAGGCCCGATAAGATAATAGTGAGCCCCGGGCCGGGGTCCCCCGAGAATCCCAGAGACGTCGGATTCTCGCCGCACATCGTCGCGAGGCTAGGTCCCAGGATCCCAATCCTCGGCGTGTGTCTGGGCCACCAGATAATAGGGGTGGTCTTCGGTGCCAGAGCTAGGAGAGCCAGGAGGATAATGCACGGGAAGTCCGACGTCGTGAGAGTCGTTGAGACGTGCCCGATATTCTACGGGCTCCCGAGAGAGTTCGAGGTCATGAGGTATCACAGCCTCGTAGTCGACGACCTGCCGAGCCACCTCATAGCGACGGCGGTCTCGGCGACGGACGGAGAGATAATGGGGCTGCGGCACGCGGTCCACCCGATATTCGGGGTCCAGTTCCACCCTGAGAGCGTCGGGACCCCCAAGGGTAAGAGAATTCTCAAGAACTTCCTCGAGCTCGACCTCGAGCTCTGA
- the menA gene encoding 1,4-dihydroxy-2-naphthoate octaprenyltransferase → MGARELLLITRPWSFPMTIICVGSGYAYGHWSGALLDPVLLSLTIAGSVALHAMTNVVNDYFDFARGVDRPGAGTTIYRPHPIVHGLLSPRETLVYGLSFGALAMVVALALYAMSRPLALILGLLGLASAFWYSGPPLALKYRGLGELQVLLTWGPLMFLGGYYVCTGRLDVGPALASLPLGLLVAAVLLANNVRDIETDSRAGVRTIAVALGTRRALRLYEFMVLSPYAISVALASLRLLPVASLLCLASLPAALSLASSMRREIPADADPRTARLVLLFGLLYLVGIAISSAL, encoded by the coding sequence TTGGGGGCTCGGGAGCTCCTCCTCATCACTAGGCCCTGGAGCTTCCCCATGACTATCATCTGCGTTGGCTCCGGCTACGCGTACGGACACTGGTCCGGGGCTCTCCTAGACCCCGTTCTCCTCTCCCTAACGATAGCAGGGAGCGTCGCTCTCCACGCCATGACCAACGTCGTCAACGACTACTTCGACTTTGCTCGAGGAGTCGACAGACCGGGCGCCGGGACGACGATCTATAGGCCTCACCCGATAGTCCACGGGCTCCTCTCGCCGAGAGAGACCCTGGTCTACGGGCTCTCCTTCGGGGCTCTGGCGATGGTCGTGGCCCTCGCCCTCTACGCTATGTCGCGGCCTCTCGCCTTGATCTTGGGCCTTTTGGGTCTGGCCTCGGCCTTCTGGTACTCCGGCCCTCCTCTCGCTCTCAAGTACAGAGGGCTCGGAGAACTTCAGGTCCTCCTCACGTGGGGCCCTCTCATGTTCCTCGGAGGCTACTACGTCTGCACGGGCCGGCTGGACGTGGGCCCGGCCCTCGCCTCGCTCCCCTTGGGCTTGCTAGTCGCCGCGGTCCTGCTGGCCAACAACGTCAGGGACATCGAGACGGACTCGCGGGCCGGGGTGAGGACCATCGCCGTGGCGCTCGGGACGAGGAGGGCTCTGCGTCTCTACGAGTTCATGGTCTTGTCCCCCTACGCCATCTCGGTCGCGCTAGCGTCTCTACGTCTCCTCCCGGTAGCGTCTCTCCTGTGTCTAGCTAGCCTTCCCGCGGCCCTCTCGCTGGCCTCATCGATGAGGAGAGAGATCCCGGCCGACGCCGATCCTAGGACGGCCCGACTCGTGCTGCTCTTCGGGCTTCTCTACTTAGTTGGCATCGCGATCTCGAGCGCGCTGTGA
- a CDS encoding FumA C-terminus/TtdB family hydratase beta subunit, which translates to MLGSQAGNSRRDRGLKSRSPISWRQRSLRPEARVIRSPADPVELRSLSVGDVFYLSGVIATSRDRAYARILLEGRPPPFDLEGKAVLHAGPAVRREGESWRITSMGPTTSARLDELHARFIEATKAALLVGKGGVSPEAGRALASLGAIYAEMPGGLGALGASSVRRVIGVEWLDLGVTEAVWLLEVERLGPLVVSVDSTGRNLREENEARLREAGLEASRLMASRLGAKFKR; encoded by the coding sequence TTGTTGGGCTCACAGGCGGGGAATTCTCGTCGTGACCGAGGACTTAAGAGCCGCTCTCCCATATCATGGAGGCAGAGAAGTTTGAGGCCAGAAGCGAGAGTTATCCGGTCGCCGGCCGATCCCGTCGAGCTCCGGTCTCTCTCCGTGGGCGACGTCTTTTATCTCTCCGGGGTCATCGCCACCTCAAGGGATAGAGCCTACGCTAGGATCCTCCTCGAGGGCAGACCTCCCCCCTTCGACCTAGAGGGCAAGGCCGTGCTCCACGCCGGGCCCGCGGTCAGGAGAGAGGGAGAGAGCTGGAGGATCACGTCGATGGGCCCGACGACTAGCGCGAGGCTCGACGAGCTCCACGCTCGCTTCATCGAGGCGACCAAGGCGGCACTATTAGTGGGCAAGGGGGGTGTGAGCCCCGAGGCCGGGAGAGCCTTGGCCTCCCTCGGCGCGATCTACGCCGAGATGCCCGGGGGACTCGGGGCGCTCGGCGCGTCGTCCGTTAGGAGGGTCATCGGCGTAGAGTGGCTGGACTTAGGCGTGACCGAGGCGGTCTGGCTTCTCGAGGTCGAGAGGCTCGGCCCGCTCGTGGTCTCGGTGGACTCGACGGGCAGGAACCTGAGGGAAGAGAACGAAGCTCGCCTCCGGGAGGCGGGGCTCGAGGCCTCGCGCCTCATGGCGTCGAGGCTTGGAGCTAAATTTAAGCGCTGA
- a CDS encoding fumarate hydratase translates to MPPGERGSWERSRLREVALELVAATSTSLPDDVKARLAGLASRADSPLARLVYESLLANAELAETSRSPICQDTGTPQFFARIGEQFPWKSLLLASLAEAVEEAQGLGLLRPNSVRWRSGEPRSSAEPWIHVEIVEGSSSAEVVLYLAGGGASHGGRARVFEPLRWREGLAELVVRAAVEVAPRACPPAVVGVGLGPTAESAALLSKRALLRSPLGSRSWDPDAAELEEVIEEALEGLPIGPSGFGGGPWLLAVAVETRPVHPSAVAAAVSLGCWAHRRGILVVTEDLRAALPYHGGREV, encoded by the coding sequence ATGCCGCCAGGAGAGCGGGGCTCGTGGGAGAGATCCAGGCTTAGAGAGGTGGCGCTCGAGCTCGTGGCTGCCACCTCGACGAGCTTGCCCGACGACGTTAAGGCCAGATTGGCGGGCCTGGCCTCCCGCGCGGACTCGCCTCTCGCTCGACTCGTTTACGAGTCTCTGCTCGCCAACGCGGAGCTCGCCGAGACATCGCGCTCCCCGATATGCCAGGACACGGGGACGCCTCAATTCTTCGCGCGAATAGGCGAGCAATTCCCATGGAAGAGCCTCCTCCTCGCGAGCCTCGCCGAGGCCGTGGAGGAGGCTCAGGGTCTGGGCCTCCTCAGGCCGAACTCCGTGAGATGGCGCTCGGGGGAGCCGAGGAGCTCGGCCGAGCCGTGGATCCACGTGGAGATCGTCGAGGGCTCGAGCTCGGCCGAGGTCGTGCTGTATTTGGCCGGGGGAGGCGCATCGCACGGGGGGAGGGCCAGGGTCTTCGAGCCGCTCCGCTGGCGAGAGGGATTGGCCGAGCTCGTGGTTCGAGCCGCGGTCGAGGTGGCGCCGAGGGCCTGTCCGCCCGCGGTCGTGGGCGTGGGCCTGGGTCCTACGGCAGAGTCGGCCGCGCTCCTCTCCAAGAGGGCTCTCCTAAGGTCTCCTCTGGGCTCGAGATCCTGGGACCCAGACGCGGCCGAGCTCGAGGAAGTAATCGAGGAGGCCCTCGAAGGCTTGCCTATCGGTCCCTCGGGCTTCGGAGGAGGACCCTGGCTATTGGCCGTCGCCGTCGAGACCCGCCCGGTCCACCCCTCGGCGGTCGCGGCTGCGGTCTCGCTGGGTTGTTGGGCTCACAGGCGGGGAATTCTCGTCGTGACCGAGGACTTAAGAGCCGCTCTCCCATATCATGGAGGCAGAGAAGTTTGA
- a CDS encoding NADP-dependent malic enzyme, whose product MQLVRSKKSWYELAERLHREFRGKIEVLPKVPMGSPDEFSIWYTPGVAEPSSKIWRGGPDLSLFYTWRWNAAAVVSDGSRVLGLGHVGPEASLPVLEGKALLFKYLGGVDAVPIALRVGSADEFVEVVKALEPSFGAINIEDVASPKCFYVLERLEKELDVPVWHDDQQGTALVNIAALINALKLVGKKIEQVRIALIGAGAANVALYRYLKVIGVRPRNVVVVDSKGILRPDREDAEALRIENPRKYEIAVETSPEMRGGIAEAMKGADVVVAASRPGPGVIKKEWVAAMERDAIVFAEANPVPEIWPWEAKEAGARIVATGRSDFPNQINNSLGFPAVFRGILSAGAVKMHDEMFVAAARALASYAEETGLSEDRILPSMWEEEAYVREALAVAEKASELGLARRRISRSELEAEIRDMISRPKRYLDAARRAGLVGEIQA is encoded by the coding sequence GTGCAGCTGGTGAGGAGCAAGAAGAGCTGGTACGAGCTCGCGGAGAGACTCCACAGGGAGTTCCGCGGCAAGATCGAGGTCCTCCCCAAGGTCCCCATGGGTTCTCCCGACGAGTTCTCGATTTGGTACACGCCGGGCGTGGCCGAGCCCTCCTCTAAAATCTGGAGAGGGGGGCCCGACCTCTCGCTGTTCTACACGTGGAGGTGGAACGCAGCCGCGGTGGTGAGCGACGGATCGAGGGTGCTGGGCCTCGGCCACGTGGGGCCCGAGGCCTCGCTGCCAGTGCTCGAGGGAAAGGCCCTCCTATTCAAGTACTTGGGCGGGGTGGACGCGGTCCCCATAGCCTTGAGGGTCGGGAGCGCGGACGAATTCGTCGAAGTGGTCAAGGCCCTGGAGCCCTCCTTCGGGGCGATCAACATCGAAGATGTGGCTTCTCCCAAGTGTTTCTACGTGTTGGAGAGGCTGGAGAAGGAGCTCGACGTCCCGGTATGGCACGACGACCAGCAGGGCACGGCTCTCGTCAACATAGCCGCTCTCATCAATGCGCTTAAGCTCGTCGGCAAGAAGATCGAGCAGGTTAGGATCGCGCTGATAGGGGCGGGCGCCGCTAACGTAGCCCTCTACAGATACCTCAAGGTGATCGGGGTCAGGCCTCGCAACGTAGTAGTCGTGGACTCGAAGGGGATCCTCAGGCCGGACAGAGAGGACGCCGAGGCTCTGAGAATCGAGAACCCCCGCAAGTACGAGATAGCAGTCGAGACGAGCCCGGAGATGAGAGGCGGCATAGCCGAGGCCATGAAGGGGGCCGACGTCGTCGTGGCTGCCTCGAGGCCCGGCCCTGGCGTGATAAAGAAGGAGTGGGTAGCTGCCATGGAGAGAGACGCGATAGTCTTCGCCGAGGCGAACCCCGTGCCCGAGATCTGGCCTTGGGAGGCCAAGGAGGCCGGGGCCAGGATCGTAGCGACGGGCAGATCGGACTTCCCCAATCAAATCAATAACAGCCTCGGCTTTCCGGCGGTCTTCCGAGGGATCTTGAGCGCGGGAGCCGTCAAGATGCACGATGAGATGTTCGTCGCCGCCGCCAGAGCTCTGGCCAGCTACGCGGAGGAGACGGGGTTGAGCGAGGACCGCATATTGCCGTCGATGTGGGAGGAGGAGGCGTACGTCAGAGAGGCCCTCGCTGTGGCGGAGAAGGCATCCGAGCTCGGGCTCGCCAGGAGGAGAATTTCGAGATCCGAGCTCGAGGCCGAGATCCGCGATATGATATCGAGGCCCAAGAGGTACCTCGATGCCGCCAGGAGAGCGGGGCTCGTGGGAGAGATCCAGGCTTAG